The Bacillus carboniphilus genome has a window encoding:
- the purN gene encoding phosphoribosylglycinamide formyltransferase has protein sequence MKNIAIFASGSGSNFQAIVDAVKNGTLEANVELLVCDKPGAFVIDRAEIESIPSFVFLPKSFTNKEEYERVILEELQEKQIDFIVLAGYMRLIGPTLLEAYEGRIVNIHPSLLPAFPGKDAIGQALDAKVKVSGVTVHYVDAGMDTGPVIAQEQVELSENETKESLQAKIHEIEHHLYPAVIQQILQHERGA, from the coding sequence ATGAAAAACATTGCGATTTTTGCATCAGGTAGCGGAAGTAATTTTCAGGCGATTGTTGATGCTGTGAAAAATGGTACACTGGAAGCAAATGTTGAGCTCTTGGTTTGTGATAAACCAGGTGCATTTGTTATTGACCGCGCAGAAATAGAAAGCATTCCATCCTTTGTGTTTCTTCCCAAATCTTTTACCAATAAAGAAGAGTATGAAAGAGTTATACTAGAAGAATTACAAGAAAAACAAATTGATTTTATTGTATTAGCTGGATACATGAGACTAATTGGTCCTACATTGCTTGAGGCATACGAAGGGCGAATTGTGAACATCCATCCTTCGCTTCTTCCTGCGTTTCCGGGTAAGGATGCCATTGGTCAGGCACTAGATGCGAAGGTAAAAGTAAGTGGAGTAACAGTCCATTATGTGGATGCGGGAATGGACACGGGTCCTGTCATTGCACAAGAGCAGGTAGAGCTTTCGGAAAATGAAACAAAAGAAAGTCTTCAAGCGAAAATTCATGAGATTGAACACCATTTATATCCGGCAGTTATCCAACAAATTTTACAACATGAAAGGGGAGCTTAG
- the purM gene encoding phosphoribosylformylglycinamidine cyclo-ligase, whose translation MANAYKQAGVDIEAGYEAVSRMKKHVQKTVRPGVMGGLGGFGGMFDLSSLQLKEPVLVSGTDGVGTKLMLAFMLDQHDTIGIDAVAMCVNDIVVQGAEPIYFLDYIACGEADPARIEAIVKGIADGCEQAGCALVGGETAEMPGMYEKEEYDLAGFAVGACEKSRLITGNDIKEGDVLIGLASSGIHSNGYSLVRKILLEQANLSLHEQVDELGCTVGEELLKPTKIYVKSILSALKTYEIKGMAHITGGGFIENVPRVLPEGLGAELHEKNWEIPPIFKMLESLGKLNREEMYNIFNMGTGMVLAVDRTIADEVTEFFNKLGEKAYRIGMVTNQPGIQIKR comes from the coding sequence ATGGCGAATGCATATAAGCAAGCGGGAGTCGATATTGAGGCGGGCTATGAGGCCGTCTCTAGAATGAAAAAGCATGTTCAAAAGACAGTTCGCCCTGGCGTCATGGGAGGACTCGGTGGATTTGGTGGTATGTTTGACCTTTCTTCGCTTCAGTTAAAAGAGCCGGTTTTAGTTTCCGGCACAGATGGAGTTGGTACCAAGCTTATGCTGGCGTTCATGCTCGATCAGCACGATACGATAGGAATCGACGCTGTGGCCATGTGTGTGAATGATATTGTCGTGCAAGGTGCGGAACCGATATATTTCTTGGACTACATTGCGTGTGGAGAAGCTGATCCAGCTAGAATCGAAGCTATTGTCAAAGGGATTGCCGATGGATGTGAGCAAGCAGGCTGTGCATTAGTTGGTGGTGAAACTGCGGAGATGCCAGGCATGTACGAAAAAGAGGAATATGACTTGGCTGGATTTGCGGTGGGAGCTTGCGAAAAGTCGCGACTCATTACAGGAAACGACATTAAAGAAGGGGACGTTCTCATCGGATTAGCTTCTAGTGGAATCCATAGTAACGGCTACTCACTCGTGAGAAAAATCCTTTTAGAACAGGCTAACCTTTCTTTACATGAACAAGTTGATGAACTGGGTTGCACGGTAGGTGAAGAACTGCTCAAACCAACCAAAATCTATGTTAAGTCTATACTATCAGCTCTTAAAACTTATGAAATAAAAGGAATGGCTCACATTACAGGTGGCGGTTTTATCGAAAATGTACCGCGCGTGTTACCAGAAGGACTAGGTGCCGAGCTTCATGAAAAGAATTGGGAGATTCCTCCGATTTTCAAAATGCTCGAGTCACTTGGTAAGCTAAATAGAGAAGAAATGTATAACATATTTAATATGGGAACAGGGATGGTCCTAGCAGTTGATCGTACGATTGCTGATGAGGTTACGGAATTTTTCAACAAGCTTGGAGAAAAAGCCTACCGAATTGGAATGGTCACAAATCAACCAGGGATTCAAATTAAAAGGTGA
- the purF gene encoding amidophosphoribosyltransferase — protein sequence MLAEIRGLNEECGIFGIWGHPNASQITYYGLHSLQHRGQEGTGMVVTDGEQLKTVKGEGLVNEIITSEAMEELYGKAAIGHVRYATAGGSGYENVQPLLFRSQTGSLALAHNGNLVNATALKHQLEGQGSIFQTTSDTEVLAHLIKRGGIAPLKDRVKNALTMLKGAYAFLIMTEKEMMVALDPNGLRPLSIAKLGDAYVVASETCAFDVVGAEFIRDVEPGELLIIDDEGIHSEFYSHASNQAICTMEYVYFSRPDSNIHGVNVHTARKNLGKRLAMEVPIEADVVTGVPDSSISAAIGYAEASGIPYEMGLIKNRYVGRTFIQPSQSLREQGVKMKLSPVRGVVEGKRVIMVDDSIVRGTTSRRIVNMLKEAGATEVHVVISSPPIQNPCFYGIDTSTKEELIAAKHSVEEIREIIGADTLTFLSVEGMLEAIGRERVDENCGQCLACFTGKYPTEIYPSTLHPYEKV from the coding sequence ATGCTTGCTGAAATAAGGGGTTTGAATGAAGAGTGTGGAATATTTGGTATTTGGGGTCATCCCAACGCTTCTCAAATTACTTACTATGGATTGCACAGTCTTCAGCACCGCGGCCAAGAAGGAACGGGGATGGTGGTAACGGACGGTGAACAGCTAAAAACTGTAAAGGGCGAAGGACTTGTCAATGAGATTATCACATCAGAGGCGATGGAAGAACTTTACGGGAAAGCTGCCATTGGTCATGTTCGCTACGCAACAGCAGGAGGAAGTGGCTATGAAAATGTGCAGCCACTCCTATTCCGTTCGCAAACGGGTAGTCTTGCACTAGCTCATAACGGAAACCTAGTAAATGCAACAGCGTTAAAACACCAGCTTGAGGGGCAAGGCAGCATATTTCAAACAACATCTGATACAGAAGTGCTAGCGCATCTGATTAAACGTGGGGGCATTGCACCTTTGAAGGACCGTGTAAAAAATGCACTCACCATGTTAAAAGGTGCTTATGCCTTTTTAATCATGACAGAAAAAGAGATGATGGTTGCGCTTGATCCGAATGGCTTACGACCGTTGTCGATTGCGAAACTAGGCGATGCCTATGTGGTAGCATCGGAAACCTGTGCGTTTGATGTGGTAGGAGCAGAATTCATTCGCGACGTGGAACCAGGGGAGCTTTTAATTATTGATGATGAAGGCATTCATTCTGAATTTTATTCTCATGCTTCTAACCAAGCAATCTGTACGATGGAGTATGTCTATTTCTCCCGTCCGGACAGCAACATCCATGGGGTTAATGTTCATACCGCTCGGAAAAATTTAGGCAAAAGACTGGCGATGGAAGTGCCCATTGAAGCTGATGTCGTAACAGGTGTTCCAGACTCCAGTATCTCTGCGGCGATTGGGTACGCAGAAGCATCAGGCATCCCATATGAAATGGGCTTAATTAAAAATCGATATGTGGGTAGAACCTTTATTCAACCGTCTCAATCCTTACGCGAACAAGGGGTTAAAATGAAGCTATCTCCAGTTCGTGGTGTTGTGGAAGGGAAGCGGGTGATCATGGTTGATGACTCCATCGTTCGCGGAACTACGAGTAGACGAATTGTGAACATGCTTAAGGAAGCGGGCGCGACCGAGGTTCATGTGGTCATCAGTTCACCCCCTATCCAAAATCCATGTTTTTATGGAATTGATACGTCAACAAAAGAAGAACTAATTGCAGCGAAGCACTCTGTTGAAGAAATTCGTGAAATCATCGGTGCGGATACCCTGACATTTTTGAGTGTTGAAGGCATGCTTGAAGCGATCGGAAGAGAACGTGTGGATGAAAATTGTGGGCAATGCTTGGCTTGTTTTACTGGAAAGTATCCAACCGAAATTTACCCATCAACGCTTCATCCTTATGAAAAGGTGTAA
- the purL gene encoding phosphoribosylformylglycinamidine synthase subunit PurL has translation MSLLLEPSPEQIKQDRIYAEMGLSDEEFAMVEKILGRTPNYTETGLFSVMWSEHCSYKNSKPVLRKFPTSGEKVLQGPGEGAGIVDIGDGQAVVFKIESHNHPSAIEPYQGAATGVGGIIRDVFSMGARPIALLNSLRFGELKTDRVKYLFKEVVAGIAGYGNCIGIPTVGGEIQFDPSYEGNPLVNAMCVGLIDHKDIKKGQAHGVGNTVMYVGAKTGRDGIHGATFASEELTEQSDEKRPAVQVGDPFMEKLLLEACLELVQSDALVGIQDMGAAGLTSSSAEMASKAGSGIEMNLDLVPQRERGMTAYEMMLSESQERMLIVVKKGREQEIVDLFSKYGLEAVSVGHVTEDKHLRLVHKGEVVADVPVDALAEDAPVYHKPSREPQYFQEFQAMDTYIPAVENYNETLLKLLQQPTIASKEWVYDQYDYMVRTNTVVAPGSDAAVVRIRGTRKALAMTTDCNSRYLYLDPETGGKIAVAEAARNIVASGGQPLALTDCLNFGNPEKPEIFWQLEKAVDGMSEACRTLQTPVIGGNVSLYNETNGTAVYPTPVVGMVGLVEDIDHITTQSFKQAGDLIYVLGETKPEFGGSELQKLLEGEISGKAPELDLATEQKHQNQVLSAIRMGLVQSAHDLAEGGLAVALAESLIGSNGLGASVKVEGEAVSALFSETQSRFLLSVKKEDQEKFESLVEATLIGEVTASSELQIESGGNTLINQNVEELTRVWKGAIPCLLK, from the coding sequence ATGTCGTTACTGCTTGAGCCAAGTCCAGAACAAATTAAACAAGACAGAATTTACGCTGAAATGGGTTTGTCTGATGAAGAATTTGCGATGGTGGAAAAGATTTTAGGTCGCACGCCGAACTACACGGAAACCGGTCTTTTCTCCGTTATGTGGTCCGAACATTGTAGTTACAAGAACTCCAAACCGGTGCTTCGAAAGTTCCCAACCTCTGGTGAAAAAGTCCTTCAGGGACCTGGTGAAGGTGCTGGAATCGTGGATATTGGAGATGGGCAAGCGGTTGTTTTTAAAATTGAAAGTCATAACCATCCATCTGCGATTGAGCCGTATCAAGGCGCTGCAACAGGTGTAGGCGGGATTATCCGTGACGTTTTCTCCATGGGTGCAAGACCCATCGCTTTATTAAACTCCCTAAGATTCGGTGAACTAAAAACAGACCGTGTCAAATACCTCTTCAAAGAAGTCGTAGCTGGGATTGCAGGGTACGGTAACTGTATCGGAATTCCGACTGTTGGAGGAGAAATCCAATTTGATCCTTCATACGAAGGCAATCCACTTGTAAACGCGATGTGTGTTGGACTCATCGATCATAAAGATATTAAAAAGGGCCAGGCGCATGGCGTAGGCAACACGGTCATGTATGTGGGAGCTAAAACCGGACGTGACGGAATCCATGGGGCAACGTTTGCATCCGAAGAATTGACGGAACAATCTGATGAAAAGCGTCCTGCTGTGCAAGTCGGAGATCCTTTCATGGAAAAACTTTTACTTGAAGCTTGTCTTGAACTCGTTCAATCCGACGCCCTTGTTGGGATCCAAGACATGGGAGCAGCTGGACTAACAAGTTCTTCTGCTGAAATGGCGAGTAAAGCAGGTTCCGGAATCGAAATGAACCTAGACCTAGTTCCTCAACGCGAACGCGGAATGACCGCTTACGAAATGATGCTTTCAGAGTCTCAAGAGCGTATGCTTATCGTTGTAAAAAAAGGCCGTGAGCAAGAAATCGTTGACTTGTTCTCCAAATACGGGCTTGAAGCCGTATCTGTTGGTCACGTTACGGAAGACAAACATTTGCGCCTTGTCCATAAAGGGGAAGTAGTAGCGGATGTTCCTGTCGATGCTCTAGCAGAGGACGCGCCCGTTTATCACAAGCCATCCCGTGAACCTCAGTATTTCCAAGAGTTCCAAGCGATGGACACATACATTCCGGCAGTTGAAAACTACAATGAAACACTACTCAAGCTTTTACAACAACCAACAATTGCAAGCAAAGAGTGGGTTTATGATCAATACGATTACATGGTGCGAACAAACACAGTTGTAGCACCAGGTTCTGATGCGGCCGTTGTTCGAATCAGAGGTACCCGTAAAGCATTAGCGATGACAACAGACTGTAATTCTCGCTACCTATACCTAGACCCAGAAACAGGCGGAAAAATTGCAGTCGCAGAAGCAGCTCGAAATATCGTTGCTTCAGGCGGTCAGCCACTAGCGCTAACGGATTGCTTAAACTTTGGTAATCCAGAAAAACCTGAAATCTTCTGGCAGCTAGAAAAAGCCGTTGATGGTATGAGCGAAGCGTGTCGCACACTTCAAACCCCAGTCATCGGTGGAAATGTGTCCCTATACAACGAAACAAATGGAACTGCAGTCTACCCAACACCTGTTGTCGGTATGGTTGGACTGGTTGAAGACATTGACCATATTACAACGCAAAGCTTTAAACAAGCAGGCGATTTGATTTACGTATTAGGTGAGACGAAACCTGAGTTTGGCGGTAGTGAGCTTCAAAAATTACTTGAAGGTGAAATTTCTGGGAAAGCGCCTGAACTAGATCTAGCTACAGAACAAAAGCATCAAAACCAAGTTTTATCAGCCATTCGTATGGGTCTTGTCCAATCTGCTCACGACTTAGCAGAGGGGGGCTTAGCGGTCGCGCTAGCTGAGAGTTTAATAGGTTCAAACGGTTTAGGAGCTTCTGTAAAAGTCGAAGGTGAGGCAGTTTCGGCACTATTTAGTGAAACTCAATCTCGTTTCCTTTTAAGTGTGAAAAAGGAAGACCAAGAAAAGTTTGAAAGCTTAGTAGAAGCGACTTTAATCGGAGAGGTTACGGCTAGCTCAGAGCTCCAAATCGAATCTGGAGGCAATACTCTCATTAACCAAAACGTCGAAGAGCTTACTCGAGTTTGGAAAGGAGCCATCCCATGCTTGCTGAAATAA